In the genome of Xylanivirga thermophila, the window ACTAGACCTATTGAAACTACTCTCAAATAGAACGTTGCCTCCTGCATTACCTCAGCTCCGGGGTTAAATAACTTCAAAAAATTTCCACCTTGAAAGTAAATAAGTATTTGGAGTATAAAGGCCAATACAACGGAAAATAAAATCGATTGCTGTGACACCTTTTTTACTCGCTCCATATCCCTTGCACCATAATATCTGGCCACAAATACGCTAGTCCCTATGGAGAGCCCTTTAAAGATACACCACAATATACCTGTAAGCCTTGAACACAACCCCTGAATAGTTACGGCGGTAACACTGATCCGCCCAATCATGGCCATTGAGACTATTCCTGTAGACATCTGCAGTATATTTTCTATAGTTATGGGTACTATCATGGAATATATTGTCCTGCGAATTCCGCCATCTCTTACATTCATATTTACATCATCCTTATATCTCATTGTTGGCTATTAGTCTACTACTAATAGCCAACAATTTCCTAAGAAATATAAACCTTAAATATAGCATGATATTGCATAAAAAACTGACTAAGCTTTTTCATGCCGACACATATATAGTCCCAAAAGATTACTTGCATTCCCTTACCAACAATTTAAAGCTATATGCCGACATGTCGATCTTCTCACCTGCATTATTACCAGTTAAGAGATCCTTAAGCTCCATGTTATTTAGAAAAATTGTCTTTGTATCATCG includes:
- a CDS encoding Beta-galactosidase C-terminal domain, translating into MGVTAQMRTDGERDYIFLQNYSDDTKTIFLNNMELKDLLTGNNAGEKIDMSAYSFKLLVRECK